The Enterobacter kobei genome has a segment encoding these proteins:
- a CDS encoding DeoR/GlpR family DNA-binding transcription regulator — protein sequence MNSFERRNKIVDLVNAQGSVMVQDLSNLFGISEVTIRTDLRLLEEKGLVTRFHGGAAKPGSNLAESENQEVVLEERYQLASDPKKRIAQAAAALIEEGMTIILDSGSTTMLIAEALSRKANITVITNSLPAAFALSENKDITLVVCGGTVRHKTHSMHGTIAERSLAGISADLMFVGADGIDATNGITTFNEGYSISSVMAAAAHKVIAVLDASKFNRRGFNQVLPMEKIDCVITDDGIGKHDKDLLSKTGTEVITV from the coding sequence ATGAACTCATTTGAGCGAAGGAACAAAATCGTTGACCTCGTCAACGCTCAGGGTAGCGTGATGGTGCAGGATCTTTCTAACCTGTTCGGCATCTCGGAAGTGACCATTCGAACCGACCTGCGCCTGCTGGAAGAAAAAGGCTTAGTCACGCGCTTCCATGGAGGCGCAGCAAAACCGGGCAGTAACCTGGCTGAAAGTGAGAATCAGGAAGTCGTACTGGAGGAGCGTTACCAGCTGGCAAGCGACCCGAAAAAACGTATTGCTCAGGCCGCCGCAGCCCTGATCGAAGAAGGAATGACGATTATTTTAGACAGCGGCAGTACCACTATGCTGATAGCCGAAGCCCTGTCGAGAAAAGCCAATATTACCGTCATTACCAACAGCTTGCCCGCTGCGTTTGCTCTTTCGGAAAATAAAGATATTACGCTGGTGGTTTGCGGCGGCACGGTTCGCCATAAGACGCATTCAATGCACGGTACCATTGCCGAGCGTTCGCTTGCAGGTATTAGCGCGGACTTGATGTTTGTTGGGGCGGACGGTATTGATGCGACAAACGGCATCACCACCTTCAATGAAGGCTATTCCATCAGCAGCGTGATGGCCGCCGCCGCCCATAAAGTGATTGCCGTACTCGATGCGAGCAAGTTTAATCGTCGCGGGTTTAACCAGGTACTGCCAATGGAGAAGATTGATTGTGTGATTACGGATGATGGGATCGGAAAACATGATAAAGATCTGCTGAGCAAAACGGGCACTGAGGTCATTACGGTTTAG
- the rsmI gene encoding 16S rRNA (cytidine(1402)-2'-O)-methyltransferase: protein MKQHETADNSQGQLYIVPTPIGNLSDITQRALTVLQAVDLIAAEDTRHTGLLLQHFAINARLFALHDHNEQQKADTLVAKLKEGQNIALVSDAGTPLINDPGYHLVRTCREAGIRVVPLPGPCAAIAALSAAGLPSDRFCYEGFLPAKSKGRRDVLKDLEAEPRTLIFYESTHRLLESLDDMVTVWGESRYVVLARELTKTWETIHGAPVGELLAWVKEDENRRKGEMVLIVEGHKAEEDALPADALRTLALLQAELPLKKAAALAAEIHGVKKNALYKYALEQQGE, encoded by the coding sequence ATGAAACAACACGAAACGGCAGATAATTCTCAAGGCCAGCTTTATATTGTACCTACTCCTATCGGGAATTTGTCTGATATTACCCAACGTGCACTCACTGTATTGCAAGCCGTTGATTTAATTGCGGCTGAGGACACTCGTCATACCGGTTTACTGCTGCAGCATTTCGCGATTAACGCCCGTTTGTTTGCCCTGCACGATCACAATGAGCAACAAAAAGCCGACACGCTGGTGGCGAAGCTCAAGGAGGGGCAGAACATTGCGCTGGTCTCCGACGCGGGAACGCCGCTGATTAACGACCCCGGCTACCATCTGGTGCGTACCTGCCGTGAAGCCGGCATTCGCGTTGTGCCCCTGCCGGGACCGTGCGCCGCGATTGCTGCGTTAAGCGCCGCAGGTCTGCCGTCTGACCGTTTCTGCTATGAAGGTTTTCTGCCCGCCAAATCTAAAGGCCGTCGCGACGTCTTAAAAGACCTGGAAGCGGAACCGCGCACCCTGATTTTCTACGAATCCACCCACCGCCTGCTGGAAAGCCTGGACGATATGGTTACCGTCTGGGGTGAGTCCCGCTACGTCGTGCTGGCGCGCGAGCTGACCAAAACCTGGGAAACCATTCACGGCGCACCGGTGGGTGAACTGCTGGCGTGGGTGAAGGAAGACGAAAACCGCCGCAAAGGTGAGATGGTGCTGATTGTCGAAGGGCATAAAGCAGAAGAGGATGCCCTGCCAGCCGATGCGCTGCGCACGCTGGCATTGCTACAGGCCGAATTGCCGCTTAAAAAAGCGGCTGCGCTGGCGGCGGAAATTCACGGCGTGAAGAAGAATGCCCTGTATAAGTACGCGCTGGAGCAGCAGGGGGAGTAA